The genome window CACCCGCAGCAGCAGGTCCACGGTCTCGCGGATCGCCCACGCGTGGGCGTAGGGGCCGAAGTAGCGCGTCCCGCGGCGCTTGGCGCCCCGCATGACCTGGACGCGCGGCACCTCGTCCGCCATCGTCACCGCGAGGTACGGGTAGGACTTGTCGTCGCGGTACTTGACGTTGAACCTCGGGTCGAACTCCTTGATCCAGGAGTACTCGAGCGCGAGCGCCTCGACCTCGGTCCCGACGACCGTCCACTGGACCGCGGCGGCGGTCGTGACCATCTGCTGCGTCCGCGGGTGCAGCCCCGCGATGTCCTGGAAGTAGCTGTTCAGCCGGTTGCGCAGGCTCTTGGCCTTGCCGACGTAGACGACGCGGCCGTGCTCGTCCCGGAAGCGGTACACGCCGGGCGCGTCCGGGATCTCGCCGGGGGCCGGTCGGTAGGTGGCGGGGTCGGCCATGCGTCCGAGCCTAAGTCCGCGGACCGACAGGACCGCGCCGGGGGGCGCGCCCCGACGGATGCACCGACGCGGGTGTGACGTGCGCCACTAGGGTCTGGGCATGGCACACCTCCTGCACCAGTTCTCCGTGGACCTGACGTGGACGGGCGCCCGCGAGGCCGGCACCGCGACGTACACCTCGTACGGTCGGGACCACGTCCTGACGTCGGGCGGGCGGCCGCCGCTGCCCGGGACGTCGGACCCGGGGTTCCGCGGCGACCCGGAGCGCTGGTCGCCCGAGGACCTCCTGGTCGGGGCGCTCTCCCAGTGCCACATGCTGTGGTTCCTGCACCTCGCCGCCAACGCGGGCGTCGTGGTCGTCGGGTACACCGACTCCGCGTCGGGGACCATGCGGATCGAGGCCGCCGGCCACGGCCAGTTCACCGAGGTCGTGCTCCGCCCCCGCGTCACCGTCCGCAACGCGGCCCTCGCCGACGGCACGCCCGTCGACGACGCACTGCTCGCCGCAGTCCACCACCGCGCCCAGGAGCACTGCTTCATCGCGCGGTCCGTGAACTTCCCCGTGCGCCACGAGGCGGGGCCGCTCGCGCACGAGCGCGCCCCCGCCTGACCGCACGAGCACGGCCCC of Cellulomonas dongxiuzhuiae contains these proteins:
- a CDS encoding OsmC family protein — translated: MAHLLHQFSVDLTWTGAREAGTATYTSYGRDHVLTSGGRPPLPGTSDPGFRGDPERWSPEDLLVGALSQCHMLWFLHLAANAGVVVVGYTDSASGTMRIEAAGHGQFTEVVLRPRVTVRNAALADGTPVDDALLAAVHHRAQEHCFIARSVNFPVRHEAGPLAHERAPA